DNA from bacterium:
TGCAGCTCGAAGAGCGCGTCGTAGGCCGAATAGTCGCCAGAAGCGAGCGGGTAGAAGCCGCGTACGCCCCTTTCTTCGAAGCTGGCCGCGATGCCTCCGAGCTGCTCGCTCTTCTCGACCAGCACGACGGTGTGGCCCTTGGCGCGGAGCTGCAGGGCGGCCGCCATGCCTCCCATGCCGCCGCCGACTACGACGACGCTGCCATCCTTGTCGGTTTCTGTCGGAGTCATGACTCGCTCCTAGATGAGGGCAACCTTTCACACCATGGAGGCGGCGGCGTGGGCGGCGAATAGACACGGGGCGCTGGGCCGGCTCTCCACTCTCGCTTCGAGCGTTCGAGATCCGGTCAAGGGTTCGGGGCCCCGGCGAGGAGTGCTTCGAAGTAGCTGCGCAGGCTGGTCTTTCCTCGCGGCGGGCCGACTCCGTCGATTTCGCCGGCGGTGATGATGAAGTCCGCGAGATCACCGAACTGCGTCGACAGGAGGCCTATGAGCTTCACGAGGCCCCTTGCCATCCACATCGGGATGACCGTGATCTTGGCAGGCTTGCCCACGACCTCGAAGGCCAGTTCGGCAGCCTCGCGCTGGGTCATGACATCCGGCCCACCGGCTTCGACCTCGAGCTCGTCACCCTCGGCCGTGTCCACGCAGACCTCAGCGAGATCGCGACCGTGGATGGGACTCATCTTGTTGTTCCCGTCACCGACCATGTAGGCCCGACCCTTCTTGGCCATGTCCAGTAGAACACCCATGTCGGAGAAGTAGCCGCAGGGGCGGACGATCCGGTACTCCATCCCTGAATCCTTCAATGCGTCGACGACCTTCTCGTGAGCCTGGGTGATGGCGAGCTGCATGATGTTTTCGGCGCCCTGCATCGACACATAGACGAAGCGCTGGACTCCGGACGATTGGCAGAGATCGATCAGGTTCTTGTTGCACTGGTAGTCGACCTGCTCGAAGGTGAGCCCGTCTCGCTGTCGGGAGATTCCTACCGACGAGAACACCAGGTCGACGTCGTCCATCAAGCCGGAGAGGGTCTCGGGCCGGGTGAGCTCGCCGACGAAGATCTCGTCCACGTCGTCTTTCGAGATGGCCGGTGCGGTGAAGGGGCCCGGCTCGGCGAGGCGTTCTTCGCTGCGCGTCAGCGCTCGAACGTAGTAGCCCCGCTCCTTGAAAGCCTTCACCGCGAACTTGCCGAGATAGCCCGTCGCTCCCGCGACCAGGACTCGCTTCTTCTTGTCGTTCATCGTGATGTGTGAAACCTCTTGCTAGGTGGAGTGGTCAATCCCAGTCGATCCGACCCGGAACCGGGGGGCGGCCGTCGCGGAGGGTGCCCGCGGCGAACGCGTTCTTGAGGAAGGGCGGATCCGAGTGGGGGACCGACCATCCCCAGGTGCTCGAGATGCGGATGCGAACGATCTGCCACGCCTTGAGCCGAGGCTGGAGCTGGAGTTCGTAGATGCCGCCAGTGAGCGCGTACTCGAGCACGGTGTGGAAGTAGGCGGTCACCTCGACCCGATCGAGCGCCTCGCTCGGGACGACCGAGACGTTCGCGGAATGATGTCGCGCACCCTCGCCCGCGAAGGCCGTGAAGAGTCCCCGGATCTCGTCGGGTCCCGTGTAGAGAAGATTGTCGCCGGAGCCGGGGGGGAAGTTCTGGAGCTCGAGTCGAGCGTCGTCGGCGAAGACGCCGAGCAGGTCCTCGAGATGGCCTGCGTCCAGGCAGTAGAGGTACTCGTTGAAACGAGCTCGGCAGGCCTCGATCGCCTCGATGCGTAGGACTCGTTTGCGAAGATCTTCGATCTCGTCGCTCTTGGGATCAGCCATGGGATACGCCTCCTTCCTTCATTGTTTCCTATTTTGCGGCGAGTCGGCGCAGGTGCGCCAAAGTCTGGCCGCACCAGGCCCGCTCCGCCTCACGGATCGCCCGACCATGGCTCAGGGTCATCAGCCAAAAGGGCTGATCCCGATGCTGCGCGCCCGGGCCGCATAGGGCGGACTCGATGTCGGCCAGATACGCCAGGTCTTGCTCGCACTGCTGGCGGTGATCGCGAATCAGCTTCTGGCACGTCTCCAAGGAGACGCGATTGCCGAGGCTCAGCTTCAGCAGGAGCTCCGATCGCTGGGGCTGGGGCTCCGGCGGCATTGCGAGCCACTCGCGCAGCTCCTTCCGTCCCGAGGCTGTGATCGAATAGAGGTTGCGCATGGGCTTGCCCTTGCGCCTCTCTTCGGTGCGGGTCGCGAGCCCCTCGTCCACGAGTTGGCGCAGGATCGGATAGATCTGCCCGTAGCTCTCGCTCCAGTAGTGCCCGAGGTTGCCTTCGACGTGTTTCTTCATCGCATAGCCCGTCTTCAAGCCCATACTCAGCATGCCGAGCACGGCATATCGCGAACCGCGACGACGCTTCTTTGGGGGGGGCACGGCGGGCCCTCCATCACGTCTGGCGCCCTGGGTGGATCTCATGGGTCGCGAGCGCTACCCATGAGATCTATATCAGTTAGATATAGGCTGGGTCAACACTCGAGTTCCGGGATCGAAGGGAGGGCTGACAGTGGAGGGCTTCGAGGGGAGAGTGGCCGTGGTGACCGGTGCGGCCAGTGGGATCGGACTGGCGACCGCCTTGCGATTCGCACAAGAGGGAATGCGCGTGGTACTGGCCGATATCGAGCGCGAGCCGCTCGAGGCTGCGGTCTCCACCCTGCGGAGCCAGGGCCACGAGGTGTTGGGCGTGCCCACGGATGTGAGCCAGCTGGACGCCATCCAGCACCTGGCCGACCGGACGATCGAAACCTTCGGGAAGGTCAACGTCGTGCATAACAACGCGGGCGTCGTTCGCGCCGGCCGCGTGGCAGAGCTGAGCGTCGCG
Protein-coding regions in this window:
- a CDS encoding PadR family transcriptional regulator, translated to MPPPKKRRRGSRYAVLGMLSMGLKTGYAMKKHVEGNLGHYWSESYGQIYPILRQLVDEGLATRTEERRKGKPMRNLYSITASGRKELREWLAMPPEPQPQRSELLLKLSLGNRVSLETCQKLIRDHRQQCEQDLAYLADIESALCGPGAQHRDQPFWLMTLSHGRAIREAERAWCGQTLAHLRRLAAK
- a CDS encoding SDR family oxidoreductase; this translates as MNDKKKRVLVAGATGYLGKFAVKAFKERGYYVRALTRSEERLAEPGPFTAPAISKDDVDEIFVGELTRPETLSGLMDDVDLVFSSVGISRQRDGLTFEQVDYQCNKNLIDLCQSSGVQRFVYVSMQGAENIMQLAITQAHEKVVDALKDSGMEYRIVRPCGYFSDMGVLLDMAKKGRAYMVGDGNNKMSPIHGRDLAEVCVDTAEGDELEVEAGGPDVMTQREAAELAFEVVGKPAKITVIPMWMARGLVKLIGLLSTQFGDLADFIITAGEIDGVGPPRGKTSLRSYFEALLAGAPNP